In a single window of the Amycolatopsis sp. cg5 genome:
- a CDS encoding metal ABC transporter permease, with protein MTSLWQLVELPAVRWAGLALVLGAIGLPIVGVIIIGLDIMPVRFAMMHVALLGIAVGLLTGLDPLVCAIVACGLSGAALTPLAGKPSGLSGAMGLLMSLAIAAALLVLSVSGVNAAGAFELLWGSILATRPGDVVLLGVLAVVVPGLFLMRRRQLALLLHDRELAAVSGVRVDRLTLVLLVVVAVSVAGAIRLTGALLVDALTLLPALAARRLAHSLRAMAFWAVGIGISVNLAGFVVALVFDWPPGPVLVLVAGLVTLAAHLVPAPGVRLAH; from the coding sequence ATGACGTCGTTGTGGCAGCTGGTCGAATTGCCCGCCGTGCGGTGGGCTGGGCTCGCTCTGGTGCTCGGTGCGATCGGGTTGCCGATCGTCGGGGTGATCATCATCGGGCTGGACATCATGCCGGTGCGGTTCGCGATGATGCACGTGGCGCTGCTGGGTATCGCGGTCGGTCTGCTGACCGGGCTCGATCCGCTGGTGTGCGCGATCGTCGCTTGTGGACTGTCCGGTGCCGCGTTGACGCCGCTGGCGGGGAAGCCGTCGGGGTTGTCCGGTGCGATGGGGCTGCTGATGAGCCTGGCGATCGCCGCCGCGTTGCTCGTGCTTTCGGTGTCGGGGGTGAACGCGGCAGGCGCGTTCGAGCTGCTCTGGGGTTCGATCCTCGCGACCCGGCCGGGTGACGTGGTCTTGCTCGGTGTGCTCGCCGTCGTCGTTCCGGGGCTGTTCCTGATGCGGCGCAGGCAGTTGGCGTTGCTGTTGCATGATCGGGAACTGGCTGCGGTTTCGGGGGTGCGGGTCGATCGGCTGACGCTGGTGTTGCTGGTGGTGGTGGCCGTTTCGGTGGCCGGTGCGATCAGGTTGACGGGGGCGTTGCTGGTCGACGCGTTGACGCTGTTGCCGGCGCTGGCCGCTCGCAGGCTCGCGCATTCATTGCGTGCCATGGCTTTCTGGGCCGTCGGGATCGGAATCTCGGTGAACCTGGCCGGGTTCGTGGTGGCGTTGGTGTTCGACTGGCCGCCGGGGCCGGTGCTCGTGCTGGTCGCCGGGCTGGTGACGCTGGCGGCTCATCTGGTGCCTGCGCCCGGGGTTCGGCTCGCTCATTGA
- a CDS encoding acyl-CoA dehydrogenase family protein, producing MSREEVAAFVRRHVYPAEAVLDAGGARADEIRRELRELAREAGLWALPLPAELGGGGLDLRTYFELAETEGSSDHGPAVLGSASLLDVGMIAAHGTVTVRERYLRPLVAGEIGGAYAMTEPGVAGSDPTGITTVAERSGDGWRVTGRKWFTSGAATAAYVTVLAKTGRGELSLLLVPGNQVHLVRELPVLGAAGQCEIELDGAVVPDSHLLGSPGDGLAIAGGRLALGRTLRALRWVGQAQRAFELMCHRANDRRIRGGTLGGQQLVQQHVFESLLAIRSARALVGEAAGLVAAGRPAKTEVGLAKVAAARALHQVTDAAIQVYGAEGLLPDGPLPMLARLGRTARILDGPDELHVSATARRVLKQVEAERVEEGAPDQLVAGRDLAG from the coding sequence ATGTCCCGCGAAGAGGTCGCCGCGTTCGTCCGCCGCCACGTGTACCCGGCGGAAGCCGTGCTCGACGCCGGTGGCGCGCGTGCCGACGAGATACGGCGTGAACTGCGGGAACTGGCCAGGGAAGCCGGTTTGTGGGCGCTTCCGCTGCCTGCCGAGCTCGGCGGCGGGGGACTGGATCTGCGCACCTATTTCGAGCTGGCCGAGACGGAAGGCAGCAGCGATCACGGTCCCGCGGTACTGGGCTCCGCGAGCCTGCTGGACGTCGGCATGATCGCCGCGCACGGAACGGTGACGGTCCGTGAGCGCTATCTGCGGCCCTTGGTCGCGGGTGAGATCGGCGGGGCCTACGCGATGACCGAGCCGGGGGTCGCGGGGTCGGACCCGACGGGGATCACGACCGTCGCCGAACGTTCGGGTGACGGGTGGCGGGTGACCGGCCGCAAGTGGTTCACCAGCGGCGCGGCCACCGCGGCGTACGTCACGGTGCTCGCCAAGACCGGGCGCGGGGAGCTGTCGCTGCTGCTGGTTCCCGGAAATCAGGTCCACCTCGTCCGGGAGCTACCGGTGCTCGGCGCGGCGGGGCAGTGCGAAATCGAGTTGGACGGCGCGGTCGTGCCGGACAGCCATCTGCTCGGGTCGCCCGGCGACGGGCTCGCGATCGCGGGTGGCAGGCTCGCGCTCGGCCGGACGCTGCGGGCGCTGCGCTGGGTAGGCCAAGCGCAGCGCGCGTTCGAGCTGATGTGCCACCGTGCCAACGATCGCCGGATCCGCGGCGGCACGCTGGGCGGGCAGCAACTGGTGCAGCAGCACGTTTTCGAGTCGCTGCTGGCCATCCGGTCGGCTCGGGCGCTGGTAGGTGAGGCGGCCGGGCTGGTGGCCGCCGGGCGGCCAGCCAAGACCGAGGTCGGGCTGGCGAAGGTCGCGGCCGCGCGCGCGTTGCACCAGGTGACCGACGCCGCGATCCAGGTCTACGGCGCCGAAGGCCTGCTACCGGACGGCCCGCTGCCGATGCTCGCCAGGCTCGGCCGGACCGCGCGGATCCTCGACGGCCCCGACGAGCTCCACGTGTCGGCGACCGCCCGTCGCGTGCTCAAGCAGGTCGAGGCCGAGCGTGTGGAAGAAGGTGCCCCAGATCAGCTCGTGGCTGGTCGCGACCTTGCCGGGTAG
- a CDS encoding class I adenylate-forming enzyme family protein, producing MTDLVPAALRQEWAARGHYAGRDIHDLFLGHVRAAPDRTAIIDDAGELTYAELDERVRRLAAGLHEAGIRAGEVVATQLPNGRDTCVADLAVAALGAVVLPFPIGRGSVEARSILTRSKAAAVLVTPETVPPFEGLRREIPGLRHVLTPDIAGQTFPRIPTDPDGPARILVSSGSEAEPKLVAYSHNALACGRGAFIRRLIPPGGELRALFLLPLASSFGSNGSTVTLARHGGTLVLQSKFDAEAALRLIGRARPTHLIGVPTMFRMLIGHPAFAITDTSSLRVVAPGGAQLDAPTAHACRDAFGCAVVNVYGSADGVNCHTALDDPPSRITTAGRPNPAVAEIRIVDADLIPQPPGTIGEIVARGPMSPLCYVGDDTLNTRYRTPDGWVRTGDLGVFDAEGYLTVVGRLKDVVIRGGANISPAEVERAIAAHPAVRDVACTGLPDPLMGERLCAFAVAPGLTLAELGAFLDAHGLDRFKHPERLVLLDSLPLNPAGKVAKDVLREHALSRQ from the coding sequence ATGACGGATCTCGTACCCGCCGCGCTGCGCCAGGAATGGGCCGCGCGCGGCCACTACGCGGGGCGCGACATCCACGACCTCTTCCTCGGCCACGTCCGCGCCGCTCCCGACCGGACCGCGATCATCGACGACGCGGGCGAACTCACCTACGCCGAACTGGACGAACGCGTCCGCCGGCTCGCCGCGGGACTGCACGAAGCGGGGATCCGCGCGGGCGAAGTAGTCGCGACCCAGCTGCCGAACGGACGCGACACCTGCGTCGCGGATCTGGCCGTCGCCGCGCTCGGCGCCGTCGTGCTGCCGTTCCCGATCGGGCGCGGTTCGGTCGAAGCACGGTCGATACTGACCCGCTCGAAGGCAGCGGCCGTCCTCGTCACGCCCGAGACCGTGCCCCCGTTCGAAGGTCTCCGCCGTGAGATCCCCGGCCTGCGGCACGTACTCACGCCGGATATCGCCGGGCAGACCTTCCCCCGGATCCCGACGGATCCCGACGGTCCCGCCAGGATCCTCGTGTCGTCGGGCTCGGAAGCCGAGCCGAAGCTGGTGGCCTACTCCCACAACGCGCTCGCGTGCGGCCGCGGCGCGTTCATCCGGCGCCTGATCCCGCCGGGCGGGGAACTGCGCGCCCTGTTCCTGCTCCCGCTCGCGTCCTCGTTCGGCAGCAACGGTTCCACCGTCACGCTCGCCCGGCACGGCGGCACCCTCGTGCTGCAATCGAAGTTCGACGCCGAGGCCGCGTTACGGCTCATCGGCCGAGCCCGCCCGACCCACTTGATCGGCGTGCCGACGATGTTCCGGATGCTGATCGGCCACCCGGCGTTCGCCATCACCGACACCTCGAGCCTGCGCGTCGTGGCACCGGGCGGCGCGCAGCTCGACGCGCCGACCGCACACGCCTGCCGGGACGCCTTCGGCTGCGCCGTGGTCAACGTCTACGGATCCGCCGACGGCGTCAACTGCCACACCGCACTCGACGACCCACCGTCCCGGATCACCACGGCCGGACGGCCGAACCCCGCGGTCGCCGAAATCAGGATCGTCGACGCCGACCTGATCCCCCAGCCACCGGGCACGATCGGCGAGATCGTCGCACGCGGGCCGATGAGTCCGCTGTGTTACGTCGGCGACGACACGCTCAACACCCGCTACCGCACACCCGACGGCTGGGTACGCACCGGCGACCTCGGCGTGTTCGACGCGGAGGGCTATCTCACCGTCGTCGGCAGGCTCAAGGACGTGGTCATCCGCGGCGGCGCGAACATCAGCCCCGCCGAGGTCGAACGCGCCATCGCCGCACACCCGGCCGTGCGCGACGTGGCGTGCACCGGGCTGCCCGACCCGCTGATGGGCGAGCGTCTCTGCGCCTTCGCCGTCGCGCCCGGCCTGACCTTGGCCGAACTCGGCGCCTTCCTCGACGCACACGGCCTCGACCGCTTCAAACACCCCGAGCGCCTGGTGCTGCTCGACTCACTGCCGCTCAACCCGGCGGGCAAGGTCGCCAAAGACGTGCTGCGCGAGCACGCGCTGAGCCGTCAATGA
- a CDS encoding CoA transferase, with the protein MTLDVGSTALFPSAIRWDGPVADEATAQASCGVMHVHGRSRGEPNGMGVDLVGTAARVLAGTGAQAALLANARGASIGAVHTDVARSALLTVSQYLAAACAQDDEAVPIEPGGPPFRSADGVLFEVDTLDPEAWRDFWVRAGAPPRAAGIGWAPFQFRYATASAPLPEVLFERTAALPYAELAAVAGATGVSICPLMPLENREREAPWDLQSSQGTYVRKEATGTLPLDGMVVLEAGRRVQAPLAAHLLSLLGARVTRIEPPGGDPLRGMPPMCGDTSARWLALNRHKDAAEVDIKSPSGRADLRELAAGADVFLHNWAPGKAEQLGLGADDLHAVNPGLVYAYTSGYANRLVDPPLGTDFMVQARTGLGAAIRPSDQPPSPSLMALVDVTGGLLGAHAITGALLHRERTGHGCRVESSLLAAADLLQANAVESIARGGSGRPPAGFRRPLRTADGWCAPTDEDAARAASFGDTLASLSTADAVAFLTGQGLRAVPVTDDLRALPADPRFADCLRFDATGSVEVLTPWSFQ; encoded by the coding sequence ATGACGCTGGACGTCGGGTCGACGGCGCTGTTCCCGTCCGCCATCAGGTGGGACGGTCCGGTGGCCGACGAGGCCACGGCGCAGGCGTCGTGCGGGGTGATGCACGTACACGGCCGCAGCCGGGGCGAACCGAACGGCATGGGCGTCGACCTCGTCGGGACGGCCGCCCGCGTGCTGGCGGGCACCGGCGCTCAGGCGGCGCTGCTGGCCAACGCCAGGGGCGCGTCGATCGGCGCCGTGCACACGGATGTCGCGCGGTCGGCGTTGCTGACCGTGTCCCAGTACCTCGCCGCGGCCTGCGCCCAGGACGACGAGGCCGTGCCGATCGAACCCGGTGGCCCGCCGTTTCGCAGCGCCGACGGCGTGCTGTTCGAAGTGGACACGCTCGATCCCGAGGCGTGGCGCGACTTCTGGGTGCGAGCGGGCGCTCCCCCGCGTGCCGCCGGGATCGGCTGGGCGCCGTTCCAGTTCCGCTACGCGACCGCGTCGGCGCCACTGCCCGAGGTGCTCTTCGAGCGGACCGCCGCGCTGCCCTACGCCGAACTCGCGGCGGTCGCCGGAGCGACCGGCGTCAGCATCTGCCCGCTGATGCCGCTCGAGAACCGCGAACGCGAGGCTCCGTGGGATCTTCAGTCGTCGCAAGGGACATACGTCCGCAAGGAGGCGACGGGCACGCTGCCGTTGGACGGCATGGTGGTGCTCGAAGCCGGTCGCCGGGTGCAGGCGCCGCTCGCCGCGCATCTGCTGAGCCTGCTCGGCGCGCGGGTGACCCGGATCGAACCGCCTGGCGGCGATCCGTTGCGCGGGATGCCGCCGATGTGCGGCGACACCTCCGCGCGATGGCTCGCGCTCAACCGGCACAAGGACGCGGCCGAGGTCGACATCAAAAGCCCGTCCGGGCGCGCCGACCTCCGTGAACTGGCCGCCGGCGCGGACGTGTTCCTGCACAACTGGGCGCCGGGCAAAGCCGAGCAACTCGGGCTCGGCGCCGACGATCTGCACGCCGTCAACCCTGGCCTGGTGTACGCCTACACCTCCGGCTACGCGAACCGGCTCGTCGATCCGCCGCTGGGCACCGATTTCATGGTCCAGGCCCGCACCGGGCTCGGCGCGGCCATCCGGCCGTCCGACCAGCCGCCGTCCCCGTCGCTGATGGCGCTGGTCGACGTCACCGGCGGACTGCTCGGCGCGCACGCGATCACCGGCGCGCTGCTGCATCGCGAACGCACCGGGCACGGCTGCCGGGTGGAGTCCTCGCTGCTCGCCGCCGCGGATCTGTTGCAGGCCAACGCCGTCGAGTCGATCGCACGAGGCGGTTCCGGCCGCCCGCCCGCCGGGTTCCGCCGCCCGCTGCGCACCGCGGACGGCTGGTGCGCGCCCACCGACGAGGACGCCGCCCGCGCGGCATCCTTCGGTGACACACTCGCCTCACTGTCCACTGCGGACGCAGTCGCTTTTCTTACAGGACAAGGACTCCGCGCCGTTCCTGTCACCGACGACCTGCGAGCACTGCCCGCCGATCCCCGATTCGCCGACTGCCTCCGCTTCGACGCCACCGGCAGCGTCGAGGTCCTGACTCCCTGGAGCTTCCAATGA